From Styela clava chromosome 6, kaStyClav1.hap1.2, whole genome shotgun sequence, one genomic window encodes:
- the LOC120331277 gene encoding arylsulfatase G-like: protein MKATTPIIITVAGGFLLFQFWSLYGYVDEKPNSRPNFIIFFADDIGWGDLGANWKENQHVTPNLNKMAEMGMRLTDFHTGSSVCAPSRAALLTGRLGARTGLVTNFIPNSVGGLPRNETILAEVLKENGYRTGMIGKWHLGITEKYHPSSRGFDFYYGLPYSNDMGCVDVPTFNRPMCKPCAKTPSNNTSDVNDVVCQDSNTAVPLYKNRDIVEQPVDLINLGDHYAEKAQQFLSEASQGDEPFFLYVAFAHMHVPHAHAPRFTNSTDVKTVYADTLHEMDDVIGRILSTLHEGGKEDNTMIWFTGDNGPWQSKCEYGGNSGPFLGTWLTTTYGGGCTAKCTTWEAGHREPAIVVWPGHIKPNTTSDALLSSMDVFPTMLKSAGIEMPKYRKYDGIDVANVLQGVSTKAHDVLYHPNSDVTHPIGEIDTIRMGPYKIFWKTGGTGGTSRSCNGKEAPQVSHNPPLVFNLEKDQAESTPITAQTDPDYLKILESAESLRSNIIADIKADNTSKADYSTSPTAYPCCDSTKFMCRCKRDGYF, encoded by the exons AGACCTCGGGGCGAACTGGAAAGAAAATCAACATGTAACACCAAATTTAAACAAGATGGCTGAAATGGGAATGAG GTTGACAGATTTTCACACTGGTTCATCTGTCTGTGCCCCATCAAGGGCAGCGTTGTTGACTGGAAGGCTTGGCGCTAGAACCGGACTTGTCACAAATTTTATTCCTAATTCTGTTGGAGGACTTCCAAGAAATGAAACCATACTTGCAGAGGTTCTTAAAGAAAATGGATACCGCACTGGAATGATTg GTAAATGGCATCTTGGTATTACGGAGAAATATCACCCAAGTTCGCGtggatttgatttttattatggaCTTCCTTACAGTAACGATATGGGATGTGTAGATGTGCCTACATTCAATCGTCCGATGTGTAAACCATGCGCAAAAACTCCAAGCAATAACACGTCGGATGTTAATGACGTTG TCTGCCAAGACTCCAATACAGCTGTACCTTTATACAAAAACCGAGATATCGTCGAACAACCCGTTGATTTAATAAACCTAGGAGATCATTACGCAGAAAAGGCACAGCAATTTCTCTCTGAAGCATCTCAAGGAGATGAACCGTTCTTTCTTTATGTTGCGTTTGCCCATATGCATGTTCCGCACGCTCATGCTCCAAG GTTCACGAATTCAACCGATGTCAAAACTGTCTATGCTGATACTTTGCACGAAATGGATGACGTCATAGGACGAATTCTCAGCACATTACACGAAGGAGGAAAAGAAGACAATACAATGATTTGGTTTACGGGTGACAACGGACCATGGCAATCAAAATGTGAATATGG AGGAAACAGCGGACCATTTCTTGGTACTTGGCTGACAACGACATACGGCGGAGGCTGTACAGCAAAATGTACAACTTGGGAGGCTGGTCACAGAGAACCTGCAATCGTTGTGTGGCCTGGCCACATCAAACCAAACACTACAAGCGACGCACTGTTATCGTCTATGGACGTTTTCCCCACTATGTTGAAATCCGCGGGAATAGAAATGCCGAAGTATAGAAAGTATGACGGAATTGACGTGGCGAACGTCCTTCAAGGCGTATCAACCAAAGCACATGAT GTGCTTTATCATCCTAACAGTGATGTAACTCATCCCATTGGTGAAATCGATACGATCCGTATGGGCCCATACAAAATATTCTGGAAGACAGGTGGTACAGGTGGAACATCTCGCAGTTGTAACGGCAAAGAAGCACCACAAGTATCTCACAACCCACCGCTTGTGTTTAATCTGGAGAAAGATCAAGCCGAAAGCACTCCGATTACCGCGCAGACCGATCCAGATTATCTGAAAATTCTAGAATCAGCCGAAAGCCTgagatcaaatattattgctGATATTAAAGCAGACAACACATCTAAAGCTGATTATTCAACGTCACCCACAGCTTATCCGTGCTGTGATTCAACAAAATTCATGTGCCGATGTAAAAGAGATGGCTATTTTTAA